The following proteins are co-located in the Vallicoccus soli genome:
- the pssD gene encoding PssD/Cps14F family polysaccharide biosynthesis glycosyltransferase gives MLLVCSSGGHLAQLLSLGEWTRERPTRWVTFDTADARSLLEGEDVVWGHHPTTRNIPNLLRNTVLAARMMLRERPAAVVSTGAGIAVPFFVLGRALGVPTVFIEVVDRIETATLTGRLCRPFATRVLVQWEEQRALYPGATVVGPLL, from the coding sequence GTGCTGCTCGTCTGCAGCAGCGGGGGCCACCTGGCCCAGCTGCTGAGCCTGGGCGAGTGGACGCGCGAGCGGCCCACCCGCTGGGTCACCTTCGACACCGCCGACGCCCGCTCGCTCCTGGAGGGGGAGGACGTCGTGTGGGGGCACCACCCGACGACCCGCAACATCCCCAACCTGCTGCGCAACACCGTGCTCGCCGCCCGCATGATGCTGCGCGAGCGCCCGGCCGCGGTGGTCTCCACCGGCGCCGGGATCGCCGTGCCGTTCTTCGTCCTCGGCCGCGCCCTCGGGGTGCCGACCGTCTTCATCGAGGTGGTGGACCGCATCGAGACCGCGACGCTCACCGGGCGGCTGTGCCGGCCCTTCGCCACGCGGGTGCTCGTGCAGTGGGAGGAGCAGCGCGCCCTCTACCCGGGCGCCACCGTCGTGGGACCGCTGCTGTGA
- the cysD gene encoding sulfate adenylyltransferase subunit CysD encodes MTANPDYRLSHLAALEAESIHIFREVVAELERPVLLFSGGKDSIVMLRVAEKAFWPARIPFPVLHVDTGQNFPEVLDFRDRRVDELGVQLLVASVQDAIDRGQVQEEPNGSRNRIQTPVLLDAVEKHRFTALFGGARRDEEKARAKERVFSFRDEFGQWDPKNQRPELWSLYNGRVHLGESIRVFPLSNWTELDIWHYIAAEGIEIPAIYYAHEREVFLRDGMLMAVNEFAQPREGQETFVKRVRYRTVGDANLTAAVESDADTVEKVIEEIAATRLTERGATRGDDRVSEAAMEDRKREGYF; translated from the coding sequence ATGACCGCCAACCCCGACTACCGCCTGAGCCACCTCGCGGCGCTCGAGGCCGAGTCCATCCACATCTTCCGCGAGGTCGTCGCGGAGCTCGAGCGCCCGGTGCTGCTCTTCAGCGGCGGCAAGGACTCGATCGTCATGCTCCGCGTGGCGGAGAAGGCGTTCTGGCCCGCGCGCATCCCCTTCCCGGTGCTGCACGTGGACACCGGCCAGAACTTCCCCGAGGTCCTCGACTTCCGCGACCGCCGCGTCGACGAGCTCGGCGTCCAGCTGCTCGTCGCCTCCGTCCAGGACGCGATCGACCGCGGCCAGGTGCAGGAGGAGCCGAACGGCTCGCGCAACCGCATCCAGACGCCGGTGCTGCTCGACGCCGTGGAGAAGCACCGCTTCACCGCGCTCTTCGGCGGCGCGCGGCGCGACGAGGAGAAGGCGCGGGCCAAGGAGCGGGTGTTCTCCTTCCGCGACGAGTTCGGCCAGTGGGACCCCAAGAACCAGCGCCCCGAGCTGTGGAGCCTCTACAACGGGCGGGTCCACCTCGGCGAGAGCATCCGCGTCTTCCCGCTGTCGAACTGGACCGAGCTCGACATCTGGCACTACATCGCGGCCGAGGGCATCGAGATCCCGGCGATCTACTACGCCCACGAGCGCGAGGTGTTCCTGCGCGACGGCATGCTCATGGCCGTCAACGAGTTCGCCCAGCCCAGGGAGGGCCAGGAGACCTTCGTCAAGCGCGTGCGCTACCGGACGGTCGGCGACGCCAACCTCACCGCGGCCGTCGAGTCCGACGCCGACACCGTGGAGAAGGTCATCGAGGAGATCGCGGCGACCCGCCTGACCGAGCGCGGCGCCACCCGCGGCGACGACCGGGTCAGCGAGGCCGCCATGGAGGACCGCAAGCGCGAGGGGTACTTCTGA
- a CDS encoding lipopolysaccharide biosynthesis protein, translated as MSGTSVSGPGTPVGGGAPLRQQAAKGVAWTTLMAVGSRAMTAVVFVVLARLLTPAEIGLVALALVFISLTSMFVDQGFGSALVQRRELDDEHLDTAFWTTLGSGVLLAGALCGLAYPISSLVGAPDLVPVLQALSATLVLGATASAPTSVLRRELGFRSLAYRKLLGTFVGGVAGVAAAFGGWGVWALVAQAVTQQLVATVALWAVTPYRPGLRFSRAAFRDLFGYSNKVIGIKLLEFLSKRSDDLLIGSVLGPVALGLYSVAYRLLTIMTEVLNLTIDGVAFPTFARLQGDVPRMRRAYESAIRASLTVAAPAYLAVAVLAPDLVALFFGERWDDAVPVMQVLALAGLVQALLYSNNSLLMAIGRPQTVLRVTAVIAAVNVVGFLVAVNFGILAVAVAYAVRAYLLAPLSIAPAKRALGFSWREFVVPLLPLLLSGGLMAGAVALVRHVLLADAPTAVALGASLAVAALTYPLLVRLLAPARFREVVGYAALALPSRRRRAGARGA; from the coding sequence GTGAGCGGCACGTCGGTGAGCGGCCCCGGGACCCCCGTGGGCGGCGGGGCCCCGCTGAGGCAGCAGGCGGCGAAGGGCGTGGCCTGGACCACGCTCATGGCCGTCGGCTCGCGGGCCATGACCGCCGTGGTCTTCGTGGTGCTCGCCCGGCTGCTCACCCCGGCGGAGATCGGCCTCGTCGCGCTCGCCCTGGTGTTCATCTCGCTGACGAGCATGTTCGTCGACCAGGGGTTCGGCTCGGCGCTCGTGCAGCGGCGCGAGCTCGACGACGAGCACCTGGACACCGCGTTCTGGACCACCCTCGGGTCGGGCGTCCTGCTCGCCGGGGCGCTGTGCGGGCTCGCGTACCCGATCTCCTCGCTCGTCGGCGCCCCCGACCTGGTGCCGGTGCTGCAAGCGCTCTCCGCGACGCTCGTGCTCGGCGCCACCGCCAGCGCGCCGACCTCGGTGCTCCGGCGCGAGCTCGGCTTCCGCTCGCTGGCCTACCGCAAGCTGCTCGGCACCTTCGTCGGCGGCGTCGCCGGCGTCGCGGCGGCGTTCGGCGGGTGGGGCGTCTGGGCCCTCGTCGCGCAGGCCGTCACCCAGCAGCTCGTCGCCACGGTCGCCCTGTGGGCCGTCACGCCGTACCGGCCCGGCCTGCGCTTCTCGCGCGCGGCGTTCCGCGACCTGTTCGGCTACAGCAACAAGGTCATCGGCATCAAGCTGCTGGAGTTCCTCAGCAAGCGCTCGGACGACCTGCTCATCGGCTCGGTGCTCGGGCCGGTCGCGCTCGGGCTCTACTCCGTGGCCTACCGCCTGCTGACGATCATGACCGAGGTCCTCAACCTCACCATCGACGGCGTCGCCTTCCCCACCTTCGCGAGGCTGCAGGGGGACGTGCCGCGGATGCGCCGCGCGTACGAGAGCGCGATCCGCGCGAGCCTGACCGTCGCCGCGCCGGCGTACCTCGCCGTCGCGGTGCTCGCCCCCGACCTCGTCGCGCTGTTCTTCGGCGAGCGGTGGGACGACGCGGTGCCGGTCATGCAGGTGCTCGCCCTCGCCGGGCTCGTGCAGGCGCTGCTCTACTCCAACAACTCGCTGCTCATGGCCATCGGGCGGCCGCAGACCGTCCTGCGGGTGACGGCCGTCATCGCGGCGGTCAACGTCGTCGGGTTCCTCGTGGCCGTCAACTTCGGCATCCTCGCCGTCGCGGTCGCCTACGCCGTGCGCGCGTACCTGCTGGCGCCGCTGTCCATCGCCCCGGCCAAGCGGGCGCTGGGCTTCTCGTGGCGCGAGTTCGTCGTGCCGCTGCTGCCGCTGCTGCTCAGCGGCGGGCTCATGGCCGGCGCCGTCGCGCTGGTGCGCCACGTGCTGCTCGCGGACGCGCCGACCGCCGTCGCGCTGGGCGCGTCGCTCGCCGTCGCGGCGCTGACCTACCCCCTGCTCGTCCGCCTGCTCGCCCCCGCCCGCTTCCGCGAGGTCGTCGGGTACGCGGCGCTCGCGCTGCCGTCGCGGCGCCGCCGCGCCGGCGCGCGCGGCGCGTGA
- a CDS encoding DUF1972 domain-containing protein, with translation MRIAFIGTRGVPARYGGFETAAEEIGARLVDRGHRVVVYCRGAEDTGKREHLGMDLVHLPALRSRTAETLSHTAASVLHQQVARADVAVVFNAANAPLLPALRLRRIPTAVHVDGLEWQRTKWSATGQRYYRLAEKLAVRWGDALIADARGIQDYYRDEHRARTWFIPYGAPDTSGVGGGRLGELDLAADGYHLVVARFEPENKVERIVEGYRRSAARLPLVVVGGAPYDSGYGDLVRATAGDDPRIRLVGPVWDQELLDQLYAGARTYLHGHSVGGTNPSLLRAVGGGAPTVAFDVSFNREVLLGNGVFFRDPQDVARAVEDAEADPAAAHERGRLAHADVLHRYHWDGVAADYERLCLALAEGTAATPPADLDVRPAGVVDLAAVRAQVPGPAAERTTVR, from the coding sequence ATGAGGATCGCCTTCATCGGCACGCGCGGGGTCCCGGCCCGGTACGGCGGCTTCGAGACCGCCGCCGAGGAGATCGGCGCCCGCCTCGTCGACCGCGGCCACCGCGTCGTCGTCTACTGCCGCGGCGCGGAGGACACCGGCAAGCGCGAGCACCTCGGCATGGACCTCGTCCACCTGCCGGCCCTGCGCAGCCGCACCGCGGAGACGCTGAGCCACACCGCGGCGTCGGTGCTGCACCAGCAGGTCGCGCGCGCCGACGTGGCGGTCGTCTTCAACGCCGCGAACGCCCCGCTGCTGCCCGCGCTGCGCCTGCGGCGCATCCCGACGGCGGTGCACGTCGACGGCCTGGAGTGGCAGCGCACCAAGTGGAGCGCGACCGGGCAGCGCTACTACCGGCTGGCCGAGAAGCTCGCCGTGCGCTGGGGCGACGCCCTCATCGCCGACGCCCGCGGGATCCAGGACTACTACCGCGACGAGCACCGGGCCCGCACCTGGTTCATCCCCTACGGCGCGCCCGACACCAGCGGCGTCGGCGGCGGGCGGCTCGGCGAGCTCGACCTCGCCGCCGACGGCTACCACCTCGTCGTCGCCCGCTTCGAGCCCGAGAACAAGGTCGAGCGCATCGTCGAGGGCTACCGGCGCAGCGCGGCGCGGCTCCCCCTCGTCGTCGTGGGCGGGGCGCCCTACGACTCCGGCTACGGCGACCTCGTGCGCGCCACCGCCGGCGACGACCCGCGCATCCGGCTCGTGGGGCCGGTGTGGGACCAGGAGCTGCTCGACCAGCTCTACGCGGGGGCGCGGACGTACCTGCACGGGCACTCCGTCGGGGGCACCAACCCCTCCCTGCTGCGCGCGGTCGGCGGCGGGGCCCCCACCGTGGCCTTCGACGTGAGCTTCAACCGCGAGGTCCTGCTCGGCAACGGCGTGTTCTTCCGCGACCCGCAGGACGTGGCGCGGGCCGTCGAGGACGCCGAGGCCGACCCGGCCGCCGCGCACGAGCGCGGGCGCCTCGCGCACGCCGACGTGCTGCACCGCTACCACTGGGACGGCGTCGCCGCGGACTACGAGCGCCTGTGCCTCGCGCTCGCCGAGGGCACGGCGGCGACGCCGCCGGCCGACCTCGACGTGCGGCCCGCCGGCGTCGTCGACCTCGCGGCGGTGCGCGCGCAGGTGCCCGGGCCCGCGGCGGAGAGGACCACCGTCCGGTGA
- a CDS encoding glycosyltransferase: MRVVVLSLTDPYRAAHGGTLRTRALVAALARLGHEVVVVFPQDPAAAAHDPGTSGGAQPPAGARVLPVASTTVGTRDWPAWVRRAKRTLVPLPTAVGGMSAGVAGALASLAPVDLLVVSVLPFSRYVRAMPGTALWVDHSDLYSDVVAREAGRRRGLARRTAALQLRGVVRAEDRLAAEAAVTTAAGLVDAEALRRRAGHEVAWLPTPVATAQVPRDPSARPAAGFFANFEYWPNVDALELLRERWAPRLAALGWDVVVAGLASDRMDAGPHARVLGPVPSPADFYRHVDVTLAPVRVGGGMKVKVVESLAHGRPVLATPFAVAGFPADLAGAVQVVDAQEPDLAVLADGAPALPADLAEALRPFTAEGFDAQVAGLVERRVVAPPRARAGA, encoded by the coding sequence GTGAGGGTCGTCGTCCTCTCGCTCACCGACCCGTACCGCGCCGCCCACGGCGGCACCCTGCGCACCCGGGCCCTCGTCGCCGCGCTCGCGCGGCTCGGCCACGAGGTCGTCGTCGTGTTCCCGCAGGACCCCGCCGCGGCCGCCCACGACCCCGGCACCTCGGGTGGCGCCCAGCCGCCGGCCGGGGCGCGGGTGCTGCCCGTGGCGTCCACCACCGTCGGCACCCGGGACTGGCCCGCGTGGGTCCGCCGGGCCAAGCGCACCCTCGTGCCCCTGCCGACGGCGGTGGGCGGGATGAGCGCCGGCGTCGCCGGCGCCCTCGCCTCCCTCGCCCCCGTCGACCTGCTCGTGGTGAGCGTCCTGCCCTTCTCGCGGTACGTCCGCGCGATGCCCGGCACCGCCCTCTGGGTCGACCACTCCGACCTCTACAGCGACGTGGTGGCCCGCGAGGCCGGGCGCCGGAGGGGCCTGGCCCGGCGCACCGCCGCGCTGCAGCTGCGCGGCGTCGTCCGCGCCGAGGACCGGCTCGCGGCCGAGGCCGCGGTCACCACCGCGGCGGGCCTCGTCGACGCCGAGGCCCTGCGTCGGCGCGCCGGCCACGAGGTGGCGTGGCTGCCCACACCGGTCGCCACGGCGCAGGTCCCGCGCGACCCCTCGGCCCGCCCGGCCGCGGGGTTCTTCGCCAACTTCGAGTACTGGCCCAACGTGGACGCGCTCGAGCTCCTGCGCGAGCGCTGGGCGCCCCGCCTGGCGGCCCTGGGCTGGGACGTCGTGGTGGCCGGCCTCGCGAGCGACCGGATGGACGCGGGGCCGCACGCCCGGGTCCTGGGCCCCGTGCCGTCCCCGGCCGACTTCTACCGGCACGTCGACGTGACGCTCGCCCCGGTGCGGGTGGGCGGCGGGATGAAGGTCAAGGTGGTCGAGTCCCTCGCCCACGGCCGCCCGGTCCTGGCCACGCCCTTCGCGGTCGCCGGCTTCCCCGCCGACCTGGCCGGCGCCGTGCAGGTCGTCGACGCGCAGGAGCCGGACCTCGCGGTGCTGGCGGACGGCGCCCCGGCGCTGCCCGCCGACCTCGCCGAGGCGCTGCGCCCGTTCACGGCCGAGGGCTTCGACGCGCAGGTGGCGGGCCTCGTCGAGCGCCGGGTGGTCGCGCCGCCGCGCGCGCGGGCCGGCGCGTGA
- a CDS encoding glycosyltransferase, with product MSPLPGPAGSRPLVVLAVVGTDHHPFQRLVDWVDAWAGERGRAVRVVVQHGSARPPAVAEGRALLGAEELQGLFAVADAIVTHGGPATMNEVRSRGLLPLVVPRDPALGEHVDDHQQRFTRRLADLGEVRLCPTREDLVGALDAALADPSVLRLDPAAERLRADQVQAAVQRVGAVVDGLVAEAAEAASRRRPWARRAAR from the coding sequence GTGAGCCCGCTGCCGGGGCCCGCGGGCTCGCGCCCGCTCGTCGTGCTCGCCGTCGTCGGGACCGACCACCACCCGTTCCAGCGCCTCGTGGACTGGGTCGACGCGTGGGCGGGGGAGCGCGGGCGCGCCGTCCGCGTCGTCGTGCAGCACGGCTCCGCCCGCCCGCCGGCCGTCGCCGAGGGGCGCGCGCTGCTCGGCGCCGAGGAGCTGCAGGGGCTCTTCGCGGTGGCGGACGCGATCGTGACCCACGGCGGGCCCGCGACGATGAACGAGGTGCGCTCGCGCGGGCTGCTGCCGCTCGTCGTCCCGCGCGACCCGGCGCTCGGCGAGCACGTCGACGACCACCAGCAGCGCTTCACCCGCCGGCTCGCGGACCTCGGCGAGGTGCGGCTCTGCCCCACCCGGGAGGACCTCGTGGGCGCCCTCGACGCCGCGCTGGCCGACCCGTCGGTGCTCCGCCTGGACCCCGCCGCGGAGCGGCTCCGCGCGGATCAGGTGCAGGCCGCGGTGCAGCGCGTCGGGGCCGTCGTCGACGGGCTCGTCGCCGAGGCCGCGGAGGCCGCGTCGCGTCGGCGCCCCTGGGCGCGCCGCGCCGCGCGCTGA
- a CDS encoding 3'(2'),5'-bisphosphate nucleotidase CysQ produces MSDHQAPGAPAGPQGLDDAAVARRVADAAGRALLAVRAEHAGASDLKARGDRGAQEVIAAELAALRPQDAVLSEEAVDDPARLDAERVWIVDPLDGTREFGEGDRHDWAVHVALWERGDLVAGAVALPALGRTLVTSDVGAPWREAPLEGRRPRLAVSRSRATDVVTGLARALGLDLVPLGSAGYKTSAVVLGEVDAYVHTGGQYEWDSAAPVAVARAAGLFTSRVDGSPLTYNRRDPLLPDLVVCRPELSDAILDHLSQTTTERETA; encoded by the coding sequence CTGTCCGATCACCAGGCGCCCGGAGCGCCCGCCGGCCCGCAGGGCCTCGACGACGCCGCCGTCGCGCGGCGCGTCGCCGACGCGGCCGGGCGCGCCCTGCTCGCGGTCCGCGCCGAGCACGCCGGCGCGAGCGACCTGAAGGCGCGCGGCGACCGCGGCGCCCAGGAGGTCATCGCCGCCGAGCTCGCCGCGCTGCGCCCGCAGGACGCCGTCCTGAGCGAGGAGGCGGTCGACGACCCGGCGCGCCTGGACGCCGAGCGCGTCTGGATCGTCGACCCGCTCGACGGCACCCGCGAGTTCGGCGAGGGCGACCGGCACGACTGGGCCGTCCACGTGGCGCTGTGGGAGCGCGGCGACCTCGTCGCCGGGGCGGTCGCGCTGCCGGCGCTCGGGCGCACCCTCGTCACCTCCGACGTCGGCGCGCCGTGGCGGGAGGCGCCCCTCGAGGGCCGGCGCCCGCGCCTCGCCGTGAGCCGCAGCCGCGCGACCGACGTCGTGACCGGCCTGGCCCGGGCGCTCGGCCTGGACCTCGTCCCGCTGGGCTCGGCGGGCTACAAGACGTCCGCCGTGGTGCTGGGCGAGGTCGACGCCTACGTGCACACCGGGGGGCAGTACGAGTGGGACAGCGCGGCGCCGGTCGCCGTCGCCCGCGCCGCGGGGCTGTTCACGAGCCGCGTCGACGGCTCGCCGCTCACCTACAATCGCCGGGATCCGCTGCTGCCGGACCTCGTCGTGTGTCGGCCGGAGCTGTCCGACGCGATCCTCGACCACCTCAGCCAGACCACGACGGAGCGGGAGACCGCATGA
- a CDS encoding sulfotransferase family protein codes for MPEAPASTQAPQGARADGDPGDVDVVLVAGNSRSGTTMLARMLGRHPRVVDLGELHFAEEMWLPADRDRALGGDEALALADRLLHNRREWYHRPHVPGAFAEVAREALAPLAERPGPVRGHDVLAAVLAHEAAAEGGDVALEQTPRNVFYLTELLDLLPRARAVVLVRDPRDVLLSQKNWWRRRFRGTSGVPLATTFRQWADYHPLTTSLLWRGGVRAGLRAAEHPRVALLRFEDLVQDPQGELERLLRPWGLDVAPGMLDVPRISSSNSTDRGGSGVDPSVVGQWRTGLGRAETWLSQRVTAPEAQRLGYAPVPLRPPVLRLAGQALALPGKTALAVALNRGRSRSLLTSVRRRLRG; via the coding sequence GTGCCGGAAGCCCCCGCGTCGACCCAGGCCCCGCAGGGGGCCCGCGCCGACGGGGACCCCGGCGACGTCGACGTGGTCCTCGTCGCCGGCAACAGCCGCAGCGGCACGACCATGCTCGCCCGGATGCTCGGGCGCCACCCGCGCGTCGTCGACCTCGGCGAGCTGCACTTCGCCGAGGAGATGTGGCTCCCCGCCGACCGCGACCGCGCGCTCGGCGGGGACGAGGCCCTCGCGCTCGCGGACCGCCTGCTGCACAACCGGCGCGAGTGGTACCACCGCCCGCACGTGCCCGGCGCCTTCGCCGAGGTCGCCCGCGAGGCCCTGGCGCCGCTGGCCGAGCGCCCGGGCCCGGTGCGGGGGCACGACGTGCTCGCCGCCGTGCTCGCGCACGAGGCGGCCGCGGAGGGCGGCGACGTCGCCCTGGAGCAGACGCCGCGCAACGTCTTCTACCTCACCGAGCTGCTCGACCTGCTGCCGCGCGCCCGCGCCGTGGTCCTCGTGCGCGACCCGCGCGACGTGCTGCTGTCGCAGAAGAACTGGTGGCGCCGGCGGTTCCGGGGCACGAGCGGCGTGCCGCTGGCGACGACCTTCCGCCAGTGGGCCGACTACCACCCGCTCACCACGAGCCTGCTGTGGCGCGGCGGCGTGCGTGCCGGGCTGCGCGCGGCCGAGCACCCGCGGGTCGCCCTGCTGCGGTTCGAGGACCTCGTGCAGGACCCGCAGGGCGAGCTCGAGCGCCTGCTGCGCCCCTGGGGCCTCGACGTGGCGCCGGGGATGCTCGACGTCCCGCGCATCAGCTCCTCGAACAGCACCGACCGCGGCGGGTCGGGCGTCGACCCCTCGGTGGTCGGGCAGTGGCGCACCGGGCTCGGCCGCGCCGAGACCTGGCTCAGCCAGCGGGTGACGGCCCCCGAGGCCCAGCGGCTGGGCTACGCCCCGGTCCCGCTGCGGCCGCCGGTGCTGCGCCTCGCCGGGCAGGCCCTGGCGCTGCCGGGCAAGACCGCCCTCGCGGTGGCGCTCAACCGCGGGCGCAGCCGGAGCCTGCTCACCTCGGTGCGCCGCAGGCTGCGCGGGTGA
- the cysN gene encoding sulfate adenylyltransferase subunit CysN, which yields MTTTTGTRPEATGAHAVDMLRFATAGSVDDGKSTLIGRLLFDSKSIFQDQLEAVERTSASMGDEYTNLALLTDGLRAEREQGITIDVAYRYFATPRRKFIIADTPGHTQYTRNMVTGASTADLAIVLVDARKGLVEQSRRHAFLVSLLRVPHLVLAVNKMDLVDYSQEVFERVKDEFTAFATKLSVPDLEVIPLSALKGDNVVSRSESMPWYEGPSLLHHLENVHVASDRNLVDARFPVQYVVRPQSSTHRDYRGYAGQVAGGVFKPGDEVVVLPSGFTSRIASIDTFDGPVQEAFAPMSVTMRLEDEIDISRGDMICRPGNQPQATQDVEAMVCWMDETQALAPGRKYAIKHTSRSARALVKELPYRLDVNTLHRSEAPGQLALNEIGRVRLRTTAPVFCDDYARNRTTGGFILVDEATNRTVAAGMVIGSD from the coding sequence ATGACGACGACCACCGGGACCCGCCCCGAGGCCACCGGCGCGCACGCCGTGGACATGCTGCGGTTCGCCACCGCCGGCTCGGTCGACGACGGCAAGAGCACGCTCATCGGACGCCTGCTCTTCGACTCCAAGTCGATCTTCCAGGACCAGCTCGAGGCCGTGGAGCGCACGAGCGCCTCGATGGGCGACGAGTACACCAACCTCGCGCTGCTCACCGACGGCCTGCGCGCCGAGCGCGAGCAGGGCATCACCATCGACGTGGCCTACCGCTACTTCGCCACGCCGCGGCGCAAGTTCATCATCGCCGACACCCCGGGCCACACGCAGTACACCCGGAACATGGTCACCGGCGCCTCCACCGCGGACCTCGCGATCGTCCTCGTCGACGCGCGCAAGGGCCTGGTGGAGCAGAGCCGCCGGCACGCCTTCCTCGTGTCGCTGCTGCGCGTGCCGCACCTGGTCCTCGCGGTCAACAAGATGGACCTCGTCGACTACTCGCAGGAGGTCTTCGAGCGGGTCAAGGACGAGTTCACCGCGTTCGCGACCAAGCTCTCGGTGCCGGACCTCGAGGTCATCCCGCTCTCGGCGCTCAAGGGCGACAACGTCGTGTCGCGCTCGGAGAGCATGCCCTGGTACGAGGGCCCGTCCCTGCTGCACCACCTCGAGAACGTGCACGTGGCGAGCGACCGCAACCTCGTCGACGCGCGCTTCCCGGTGCAGTACGTCGTGCGTCCGCAGTCCAGCACCCACCGCGACTACCGCGGCTACGCCGGGCAGGTCGCCGGCGGGGTGTTCAAGCCCGGCGACGAGGTCGTCGTGCTGCCCTCGGGCTTCACCAGCCGCATCGCGTCCATCGACACCTTCGACGGGCCCGTGCAGGAGGCGTTCGCCCCGATGTCGGTGACGATGCGCCTCGAGGACGAGATCGACATCTCGCGCGGCGACATGATCTGCCGGCCGGGCAACCAGCCCCAGGCCACGCAGGACGTCGAGGCGATGGTCTGCTGGATGGACGAGACCCAGGCGCTCGCGCCGGGGCGCAAGTACGCCATCAAGCACACGTCGCGCTCGGCGCGCGCGCTCGTCAAGGAGCTGCCGTACCGCCTCGACGTGAACACGCTGCACCGCAGCGAGGCGCCGGGGCAGCTCGCGCTCAACGAGATCGGGCGCGTGCGCCTGCGCACCACCGCGCCGGTGTTCTGCGACGACTACGCCCGCAACCGCACGACGGGCGGCTTCATCCTCGTGGACGAGGCCACCAACCGGACCGTCGCCGCCGGCATGGTCATCGGCAGCGACTGA
- a CDS encoding O-antigen ligase family protein — protein MSAVDQGLARPALLAAGVGAVTGALVGLGGPVALLPAAAVALLVGLLLQRSRPGLLPVLALAVAATPPLLALPLSVTVGGKSLYLSDLLLPAAAVVALTRRSRLQRTDLLVLAYAAVIAFDSAVGIVRHQPFQAFTQDLRGPAYIVLGYVIASRLWRPVHSRAAVRAALVVLWYSAGLMLVTIVTGTELLAGRVANVRVQGVGGTAAELDATRFIVNSKVLAFVVLVAAATVLLSRRAGARERLLAAVLALPAFLVTFLGYARATLLALLLCTAVLLVLRRRADLHGGRLGAVVLAAAALVGVVGLTGTASLLSDPDGNLVARQVAGFEERVLGGLTTEQVETPGNEYRLLENRYALMTWGENPLFGQGIGASYHPPMIADPLLQAFETDPEFGSRFVHNGYLWYLVKTGLVGLLAFLAMVLVPVARVLRRAAGPEGMPPVDVALAVSLLGLMLIHAFEPDMHRVGGAALVGALIGYLSLRGASRAPIERGPSARSRGTRTLDRRVAP, from the coding sequence GTGAGCGCCGTGGACCAGGGCCTCGCGCGCCCCGCGCTGCTCGCGGCGGGCGTCGGCGCCGTCACGGGGGCCCTCGTCGGCCTCGGCGGCCCCGTGGCGCTGCTGCCGGCCGCCGCCGTCGCCCTCCTCGTCGGCCTGCTGCTGCAGCGCTCGCGCCCCGGCCTGCTGCCGGTGCTCGCGCTCGCGGTCGCCGCCACGCCGCCGCTCCTGGCCCTGCCCCTGTCGGTCACGGTCGGCGGCAAGTCCCTCTACCTCAGCGACCTCCTGCTCCCCGCGGCCGCGGTCGTGGCCCTGACGCGGCGCTCGCGCCTGCAGCGCACGGACCTGCTCGTCCTGGCCTACGCCGCGGTCATCGCGTTCGACTCGGCCGTCGGCATCGTGCGGCACCAGCCGTTCCAGGCGTTCACCCAGGACCTGCGCGGGCCGGCGTACATCGTGCTCGGCTACGTCATCGCGAGCCGGCTCTGGCGCCCGGTGCACTCGCGCGCCGCGGTGCGCGCGGCCCTGGTCGTGCTCTGGTACTCCGCCGGGCTCATGCTCGTCACGATCGTCACGGGCACCGAGCTGCTGGCCGGCCGCGTGGCGAACGTGCGGGTGCAGGGCGTCGGCGGGACCGCGGCCGAGCTCGACGCCACGCGCTTCATCGTCAACAGCAAGGTCCTGGCCTTCGTGGTCCTCGTGGCGGCGGCCACCGTGCTGCTGAGCCGGCGGGCGGGCGCGCGCGAGCGCCTGCTCGCCGCGGTGCTGGCCCTGCCCGCGTTCCTCGTGACCTTCCTCGGCTACGCGCGGGCCACGCTCCTGGCGCTGCTGCTCTGCACCGCGGTGCTGCTGGTGCTGCGCCGGCGCGCCGACCTGCACGGCGGCCGGCTCGGCGCCGTGGTGCTGGCCGCCGCCGCGCTCGTCGGCGTCGTGGGCCTCACGGGCACCGCGTCGCTGCTCAGCGACCCCGACGGCAACCTCGTCGCGCGGCAGGTCGCCGGCTTCGAGGAGCGGGTCCTCGGCGGGCTCACCACCGAGCAGGTCGAGACGCCGGGGAACGAGTACCGCCTGCTCGAGAACCGCTACGCGCTCATGACGTGGGGCGAGAACCCGCTCTTCGGGCAGGGCATCGGCGCCAGCTACCACCCGCCGATGATCGCCGACCCGCTGCTGCAGGCGTTCGAGACGGACCCCGAGTTCGGCTCGCGCTTCGTGCACAACGGCTACCTCTGGTACCTCGTCAAGACCGGGCTCGTCGGCCTGCTCGCGTTCCTCGCGATGGTCCTCGTCCCCGTGGCGCGCGTCCTGCGCCGCGCCGCGGGGCCCGAGGGCATGCCGCCGGTGGACGTCGCGCTGGCCGTGAGCCTGCTCGGGCTCATGCTCATCCACGCCTTCGAGCCCGACATGCACCGCGTCGGTGGCGCCGCCCTCGTGGGCGCGCTCATCGGCTACCTCAGCCTGCGGGGCGCCTCCCGCGCCCCCATCGAGCGCGGTCCCTCCGCCCGCTCGCGCGGCACCCGCACCCTCGACAGGAGAGTCGCACCATGA